From Rutidosis leptorrhynchoides isolate AG116_Rl617_1_P2 chromosome 3, CSIRO_AGI_Rlap_v1, whole genome shotgun sequence, a single genomic window includes:
- the LOC139901130 gene encoding uncharacterized protein: MDTLFRGETVVFGGDFRQILPVIQKGKREDVVDASLNSSYLWDYVIVSKLTVNMRLCGNETDADTRIFAQWILNIRNGDVGESEDRVFDIEIPQDLLITYLDEQLQRAILAPTHEVVNIINDRMMMSLAGEERSYSSSHSICASQRDADFNNELYTTDFLNSIEIGGLPKHNLRLQISVLVMLLRNIDQAGGLCNGTRLQIVHLGDKIIKANILTGSNVGKITALSRMLIVPMDKNIPFRFQRRQYPLYVDLMLLVKVDGSWQTFGLDLIEFNEYMLIIRIFNRYESSKRRGYYNECISTWYPNIPADEVHRGKIREIHSEEKLEHLFVLLSLVLPVIKQVHSEQC; this comes from the exons ATGGATACTCTCTTTCGGGGTGAAACAGTTGTGTTTGGTGGTGACTTTAGACAAATATTACCTGTTATTCAAAAAGGTAAAAGAGAAGATGTAGTAGATGCATCTCTAAATTCTTCCTATTTGTGGGATTATGTTATTGTTTCAAAACTtacagttaacatgagattatgtggTAATGAAACTGATGCCGATACTAGAATTTTTGCTCAATGGATACTTAACATACGCAACGGTGATGTCGGTGAATCTGAAGACAGAGTTTTTGATATTGAAATTCCACAAGATCTTTTGATAACATATCTTGATGAACAATTG CAACGTGCAATTCTTGCTCCAACTCATGAAGTAGTTAACATCATTAATGATAGAATGATGATGAGTTTGGCAGGAGAAGAAAGGTCATATTCAAGCTCACACAGTATATGTGCGTCACAGAGAGACGCTGACTTCAATAATGAACTATACACGACCGATTTCCTAAATAGTATTGAAATTGGTGGCTTACCAAAGCACAATCTGAGGCTCCAGATTAGTGTACTAGTTATGTTACTTCGAAATATAGATCAGGCAGGAGGTTTGTGTAACGGTACACGTTTACAAATTGTTCACTTAGGAGATAAAATCATCAAAGCAAATATTTTAACTGGGTCAAACGTGGGGAAGATTACAGCTTTATCACGTATGCTTATCGTACCGATGGACAAGAATATACCTTTCAGATTTCAAAGAAGACAATATCCATT ATATGTGGatctgatgctattggtaaaagtTGATGGGAGTTGGCAGACTTTCGGTTTGGATCTGATTGAATTCAACGAATACATGCTAATAATTCGGATCTTCAATCGATACGAGAGCTCAAAAAG GAGAGGATACTACAATGAATGTATATCTACATG GTATCCTAATATTCCAGCTGACGAAGTCCATAGA GGGAAAATACGTGAGATACATTCAGAAGAGAAGTTGGAGCATCTTTTTGTTCTTTTGTCTTTGGTGCTTCCTGTTATTAAGCAGGTCCACTCTGAACAGTGCTGA